A genomic window from Flavobacterium johnsoniae includes:
- a CDS encoding OmpP1/FadL family transporter, producing the protein MKKILFLFITGLTVSASYSQDVSDALRYAQDNITGTARYRAMSGAFGAVGGDLSALSVNPAGSAIFNTNQVGVSFSNQNIKNNSNYFGTQTSEKENSFILNQAGGVFVFKDRNPNNGWNKIAIGAMYENTNNFNNSVFSAGTNPTNSVDGYFLAYANGIPLGRITNNPYEDLTYREQQAFFGFDGYVINPVADNPNNTAYISNVPAGGNYHQENEIYTRGYNSKASFNISTSYKERLYFGANLNVHVTDYRRTSSFYEYNNNPLETYETISNLRFNNELYTYGNGFSFQLGAIGKVTEALRLGLSYESNTWYTLYDEVSQSLFTTTETSAGDTFDNPVNPNVVNVYDSYTLQTPDKWTLSAAYVFGKSGLISIDYSTKNYGNSKFKPTNDDGFRGVNADISSALKRNDELRIGAEYKINQLSLRGGYRFEGSPYKNKNTIGDLNSFSGGLGYDFGGTKLDLAYSYAHRKSNQGFFSTGFTDGANINSKLNNVTLTLLFAL; encoded by the coding sequence ATGAAAAAAATACTATTCCTATTTATAACAGGACTAACTGTCAGCGCCTCATATTCTCAAGACGTTTCAGACGCGTTACGTTATGCTCAAGACAATATAACAGGAACGGCTAGATATAGAGCAATGAGTGGTGCTTTCGGCGCAGTTGGAGGAGATTTATCTGCTTTAAGCGTAAATCCAGCAGGTTCAGCAATATTCAACACAAACCAAGTTGGTGTATCTTTCAGCAATCAGAATATTAAAAACAATTCTAATTATTTTGGCACTCAGACTTCTGAGAAAGAAAACTCATTTATATTAAACCAAGCTGGAGGTGTTTTTGTTTTTAAAGATCGTAATCCTAATAATGGATGGAATAAAATTGCAATTGGCGCAATGTACGAGAATACAAACAATTTCAACAATAGTGTTTTTTCTGCCGGAACAAATCCAACTAATTCAGTTGACGGTTATTTCTTAGCTTATGCAAATGGCATTCCATTAGGAAGAATCACCAATAATCCTTATGAAGATTTGACTTATAGAGAACAGCAAGCGTTTTTTGGTTTTGATGGGTACGTAATTAATCCCGTTGCAGACAACCCAAATAACACCGCTTATATCTCTAACGTTCCTGCAGGTGGAAATTATCACCAAGAAAACGAAATTTATACGAGAGGCTACAACAGTAAAGCAAGTTTCAATATTTCAACTTCTTACAAAGAGAGACTTTATTTTGGAGCGAATCTTAATGTTCACGTGACAGATTATAGAAGAACTTCAAGTTTTTACGAATACAACAATAATCCTTTAGAAACTTACGAAACAATTTCAAATTTACGTTTCAATAATGAGCTTTACACTTACGGAAACGGATTCTCTTTTCAACTGGGAGCAATAGGAAAAGTAACAGAAGCTCTTAGATTAGGTTTATCTTACGAATCAAATACTTGGTACACTCTTTACGATGAAGTTTCACAAAGCTTATTCACAACAACTGAAACTAGTGCTGGTGACACATTTGACAATCCTGTTAATCCAAATGTTGTAAACGTATACGATTCATACACTTTACAAACTCCTGACAAATGGACTCTTAGTGCAGCTTATGTTTTTGGAAAATCAGGTTTAATAAGCATTGACTATTCTACAAAAAACTACGGAAACAGCAAATTCAAACCAACTAACGATGATGGATTTAGAGGCGTAAACGCTGACATAAGCAGCGCTTTAAAAAGAAACGATGAACTTAGAATTGGTGCAGAATACAAAATCAACCAATTAAGTTTACGCGGCGGATATCGTTTTGAAGGAAGTCCATACAAAAATAAAAATACAATAGGAGATTTAAACAGCTTTTCTGGCGGTTTAGGATATGATTTTGGAGGAACAAAATTAGATCTAGCTTATTCTTACGCTCATAGAAAATCAAATCAAGGATTTTTCTCAACAGGTTTTACAGACGGCGCAAACATTAATTCTAAATTGAACAATGTAACGCTTACCTTATTATTCGCATTGTAA
- the rimO gene encoding 30S ribosomal protein S12 methylthiotransferase RimO, whose protein sequence is MRTKSLKKNKINVITLGCSKNVYDSEVLMGQLRANGKEVEHEAPAEKEGNIIVINTCGFIDNAKAESVNMILEYADKKDRGLVDKVFVTGCLSERYRPDLEKEIPNVDQYFGTTELPQLLKALGADYKHELLGERLTTTPKNYAYLKIAEGCDRPCSFCAIPLMRGSHVSQPIEKLVKEAQGLAKNGVKELILIAQDLTYYGLDLYKKRNLAELLEELAKVEGIEWIRLHYAYPTGFPMDVLELMKREPKICNYIDIPLQHISDSILKSMRRGTTQAKTTQLLKDFRAAVPGMAIRTTLIVGYPGETQEDFEILKDFVQEMKFDRMGCFAYSHEENTHAYLLEDNVPDDVKQARANEIMELQSQISWDLNQEKVGKVFRCIIDRKEGAHFVGRTEFDSPDVDNEVLIDASKHYVKTGEFVNIKIIEATEFDLYGEPA, encoded by the coding sequence ATGAGAACCAAGTCTTTAAAAAAGAACAAAATTAACGTAATCACTCTTGGGTGTTCAAAAAATGTTTATGACAGTGAAGTCCTTATGGGACAGCTGCGTGCTAATGGAAAAGAAGTTGAACATGAAGCTCCTGCAGAAAAAGAAGGAAACATTATTGTAATCAACACTTGTGGTTTTATTGACAATGCAAAAGCAGAATCAGTAAATATGATTTTGGAATATGCTGACAAAAAAGACAGAGGACTTGTTGACAAAGTTTTCGTTACAGGATGTTTATCTGAACGTTACAGACCAGATTTGGAAAAAGAAATTCCAAATGTGGATCAATATTTTGGAACTACAGAATTACCTCAATTATTAAAAGCACTTGGAGCAGATTATAAACATGAATTACTTGGAGAACGTTTAACAACAACTCCAAAAAATTATGCTTATTTAAAAATTGCTGAAGGTTGCGACAGACCTTGCAGTTTCTGTGCAATTCCTTTAATGAGAGGCTCTCACGTTTCGCAACCTATTGAAAAACTGGTAAAAGAAGCACAAGGTTTAGCAAAAAATGGCGTAAAAGAATTAATCTTAATCGCTCAAGATTTAACTTATTACGGACTTGATCTTTATAAAAAAAGAAATCTTGCCGAACTTTTAGAAGAACTGGCAAAAGTTGAAGGTATTGAATGGATTCGTTTGCATTACGCCTACCCTACTGGTTTCCCGATGGATGTTTTAGAATTAATGAAACGCGAGCCAAAAATCTGTAATTATATTGATATTCCGTTACAGCATATTTCAGATTCTATTTTGAAATCAATGCGTCGTGGAACTACTCAAGCTAAAACGACTCAATTATTGAAAGATTTCCGTGCAGCAGTTCCAGGAATGGCAATTAGAACAACTCTTATTGTTGGTTATCCGGGAGAAACTCAAGAAGACTTTGAAATTTTGAAAGATTTTGTTCAAGAAATGAAATTTGACAGAATGGGATGTTTCGCTTATTCTCATGAAGAAAATACTCATGCTTATTTATTGGAAGATAATGTTCCAGATGACGTAAAACAAGCGAGAGCAAATGAGATTATGGAATTGCAATCTCAAATTTCTTGGGATTTAAATCAGGAAAAAGTTGGCAAAGTATTCAGATGTATTATAGACAGAAAAGAAGGCGCACATTTTGTTGGAAGAACAGAATTTGATAGTCCAGATGTTGATAATGAAGTTTTAATCGATGCCTCTAAACATTACGTAAAAACTGGAGAATTTGTTAATATCAAGATAATAGAAGCAACAGAATTTGATTTATACGGAGAACCTGCTTAA
- a CDS encoding N-acetylmuramoyl-L-alanine amidase — MTKKLFCYLLLAAIISSCSTNPYKNTEKAYDQQLKTLENQITNKEAKPIPATTVVIDTSYAQQLRIVKDTLSKTNSTYLQNGINTEWIGTVNFNLRKPSFVIIHHTAQDSLQQTINTFTKTKTQVSAHYVISENGKVVQMLNDYLRAWHAGNSTWGKTTDLNSCSIGIELDNNGFKPFTEAQISSLVALLTKLKKDYNIPTQNFLGHADIAPGRKQDPSALFPWKTLAEKGFGIWPDEVLEPAPFDFKIEPALRIIGYNTKNLTAAIQAFKLHYIQTDATSVLDRKTIDTIYSIYKKQVQ; from the coding sequence ATGACAAAAAAGCTTTTTTGTTATCTGCTTTTGGCTGCCATTATCAGCTCTTGCTCTACAAATCCGTATAAAAACACGGAAAAAGCATATGACCAGCAATTAAAGACCTTAGAGAATCAAATTACAAATAAAGAAGCAAAACCAATTCCTGCCACTACAGTTGTGATTGACACTTCATATGCGCAACAGTTGAGAATTGTAAAAGATACTTTATCTAAAACAAACTCAACTTATTTACAAAACGGAATTAACACTGAATGGATCGGAACTGTAAATTTCAACTTAAGAAAACCAAGTTTTGTTATCATTCATCATACTGCTCAAGATTCTCTTCAGCAGACAATTAATACTTTTACAAAAACAAAAACACAAGTAAGCGCACATTATGTGATTTCTGAAAATGGAAAAGTGGTACAAATGCTTAATGATTATCTGAGAGCATGGCATGCAGGAAATTCTACTTGGGGAAAAACAACCGATTTAAACTCTTGCTCTATCGGAATTGAATTGGACAATAACGGTTTTAAGCCTTTTACAGAAGCACAAATTAGCAGTTTAGTTGCTTTGTTAACCAAATTAAAAAAGGATTACAACATTCCGACTCAAAACTTTTTAGGTCATGCTGACATTGCTCCGGGTAGAAAACAAGACCCAAGTGCTTTATTTCCTTGGAAAACACTTGCAGAAAAAGGATTTGGAATTTGGCCAGACGAAGTTTTAGAACCAGCACCATTCGATTTTAAAATTGAACCAGCACTTAGAATTATCGGCTATAACACCAAAAATTTGACCGCAGCAATTCAAGCTTTCAAATTACATTATATTCAAACTGATGCAACGTCAGTTTTAGATAGAAAAACAATTGACACGATTTATTCGATTTACAAAAAACAGGTTCAATAA
- a CDS encoding outer membrane beta-barrel protein, protein MKKAFYILTAMLTSFFAFAQEDEAAAPPATTWGGSADAYYKYDFSKQMNGLTSFTNSQNSFELGMASIEAGHTFGKASVFVDLGFGKRAAEFSYNETPDKDASAKFLIKQLYFTYNVTDEFKFVAGSFGTHIGYEVLDAVDNKNYSMSYAFSYGPFFNTGLKAQYTSGKFTAMLGLTNPTDFKSAMDAGSYQKTFIGQVGYIGDTGSAYLNFTTGSTNPIPGSIIPVSDENKTQFDLTASKTISDSFALGLNATYAKTKNDFDSTLDGEWFSIVGYANYSFSPSLLLAYRMEYFDAKDAAPSLGTLAGSSVFANTVSLNFKVGKLTIIPELRYDAASEDIFVDKDVMPTGGNFYGLIATTYSF, encoded by the coding sequence ATGAAAAAAGCATTTTACATTTTAACCGCCATGTTAACAAGTTTTTTTGCCTTTGCCCAAGAAGATGAAGCTGCCGCTCCACCTGCAACCACTTGGGGAGGTTCTGCTGATGCGTATTATAAATATGATTTTTCAAAACAAATGAATGGATTAACGAGCTTTACCAACTCTCAGAATTCATTTGAATTAGGAATGGCATCTATTGAAGCAGGTCATACTTTCGGAAAAGCATCTGTATTTGTAGATTTAGGTTTCGGAAAAAGAGCAGCAGAGTTTTCATATAATGAAACACCGGATAAAGATGCAAGTGCAAAATTTTTAATTAAACAATTATATTTTACATATAATGTGACAGACGAATTCAAATTTGTAGCAGGTAGTTTCGGAACTCATATTGGATATGAAGTGTTAGATGCAGTAGATAACAAAAACTACAGTATGTCTTACGCTTTCTCTTACGGACCATTTTTTAATACTGGTTTGAAAGCGCAATATACTTCTGGTAAATTTACTGCGATGTTAGGACTTACAAATCCAACAGATTTCAAATCTGCAATGGATGCGGGATCTTATCAAAAAACATTTATCGGACAAGTTGGGTATATTGGAGATACAGGAAGTGCTTACCTGAACTTTACAACAGGAAGTACTAATCCGATTCCAGGAAGTATAATTCCAGTTTCAGATGAAAACAAAACACAGTTTGATTTAACAGCATCTAAAACAATCAGCGATAGTTTTGCACTTGGTTTAAATGCAACTTACGCTAAAACTAAAAATGATTTTGACAGCACTTTAGATGGAGAATGGTTTTCTATCGTAGGATATGCAAACTACTCTTTCAGTCCGTCATTGCTTTTGGCTTACAGAATGGAGTACTTTGATGCTAAAGATGCTGCTCCAAGTCTTGGAACATTAGCTGGATCAAGTGTTTTTGCAAATACTGTTTCTTTAAACTTTAAAGTTGGAAAACTGACAATCATCCCAGAGTTAAGATACGACGCTGCATCTGAAGATATTTTCGTAGATAAAGATGTAATGCCAACAGGAGGAAACTTCTACGGATTAATTGCTACAACATACTCTTTCTAG
- a CDS encoding glycoside hydrolase family 5 protein gives MKSKIWFAAFSFLLIANVCKAQFVKKHGQLSVQGTQLVDKNSNPIVLRGLSFGWHSLWPRFYNEKAVSWLKKDFNCNVVRAAMGIELGDHSYIKDPEFSKQKIEAVINGAIKSDIYVIIDWHSHNVNLKEAKKFFDEMSKKYAKYPNIIYEVFNEPDYETWQEVNAYSEEIIRVIRENDPKNIILVGCPHWDQDIDRPAEDPITGYTNIMYTMHFYAATHGKYLRDRTDEAIKSGLPVFISESAGMEASGDGPLDYKAWQDYIDWMESKKLSWITWSVSDKDETCSILKKSANSEGKWKEEDLKDSGIKVREYLRKYNKE, from the coding sequence ATGAAATCAAAAATTTGGTTTGCTGCTTTTTCTTTTTTGCTGATTGCGAATGTTTGCAAAGCACAATTCGTAAAAAAGCATGGACAATTAAGTGTTCAAGGAACGCAGTTGGTGGATAAAAATAGCAATCCTATTGTTCTTCGCGGATTAAGTTTTGGCTGGCATAGTTTGTGGCCAAGATTTTATAACGAAAAAGCAGTAAGCTGGTTGAAAAAGGATTTTAATTGCAATGTAGTTCGCGCCGCAATGGGAATTGAACTTGGGGATCATTCTTATATAAAAGATCCAGAATTTTCTAAACAGAAAATAGAAGCGGTTATAAACGGTGCTATTAAATCTGATATATATGTAATTATCGATTGGCACAGTCATAATGTCAATTTGAAAGAAGCTAAAAAGTTTTTCGACGAGATGTCAAAAAAGTATGCCAAGTATCCTAATATTATATATGAGGTTTTTAATGAGCCAGATTATGAAACTTGGCAGGAGGTAAATGCATATTCGGAAGAAATAATTAGAGTTATAAGAGAAAACGATCCTAAGAACATTATTTTGGTCGGCTGTCCGCATTGGGATCAGGATATTGATCGTCCTGCCGAAGATCCGATAACTGGCTATACTAATATAATGTATACGATGCATTTTTATGCAGCAACTCACGGGAAATATTTAAGAGATAGAACAGACGAAGCCATAAAAAGCGGTTTACCTGTTTTTATTTCAGAATCGGCTGGAATGGAAGCTTCTGGTGATGGTCCTTTAGATTATAAAGCTTGGCAAGATTATATCGATTGGATGGAATCTAAAAAACTCAGCTGGATAACTTGGTCAGTTTCCGATAAAGATGAAACATGTTCTATTTTGAAGAAATCTGCCAATTCTGAAGGAAAATGGAAAGAGGAAGATTTAAAAGACTCAGGAATTAAAGTTCGAGAATACTTGAGAAAGTATAATAAGGAATAA